In Toxotes jaculatrix isolate fToxJac2 chromosome 11, fToxJac2.pri, whole genome shotgun sequence, a single genomic region encodes these proteins:
- the LOC121189355 gene encoding uncharacterized protein C6orf118-like isoform X1, with protein MSSSYEARPRCFGSDIHRLLLAAEAGQKADILTYSSGHLGPCSLNRSQPHAQTKQSFWKMSQGQEETPNPLTLQQRRTKALTYVKKKEMKESPSELTSSAALVESEVSESRQDQATDHSSHAHRREDISLPKIVHCSSDSLLLWPRAFSQKKPSPSSDPEGKQQFCSSHPDQEGLNNEDQLKTKLLFGRQSTAKRDLWARINVAEMHERKLQKELKKLSAQSWPSRDRLAVFSDVFDDVCESSPVFGRILREIKTDYDLYINHMMASQSTPQDTSLNTSLEDLGSGKLREMELEDAEKEVCRLEQEARRALKENERVRHELQNVPAITGPEDSDMKNVSLSGLQDSGTAVSHTNSVQFKRLQVLNMWREIRQLEEEIKEKLVSTVTTTATERCITDVKKETVRLITSNDRLRTTNKILENKINMVLNREKSSKSIRRTLWDEIQSDLQTESE; from the exons ATGTCCAGCAGCTATGAGGCAAGGCCTAGGTGCTTTGGGAGCGACATCCACAgactgctgctggctgctgaaGCTGGTCAGAAGGCTGATATCCTGACCTACTCCTCAGGTCATCTGGGGCCCTGCAGTCTGAACCGGAGTCAGCCTCATGCACAGACAAAGCAGTCTTTCTGGAAGATGTCTCAGGGCCAAGAAGAAACCCCAAACCCTCTGACACTCCAGCAGAGACGAACAAAGGCACTGACCTAtgtaaagaagaaagaaatgaaagagtcTCCCTCTGAGCTCACCTCCAGCGCTGCTTTAGTAGAGTCTGAAGTCTCTGAGTCAAGACAAGACCAGGCTACTGATCACtcatcacatgcacacagaagaGAAGATATAAGTCTACCTAAGATAGTTCATTGTTCCTCAGACTCTCTGCTGTTGTGGCCGAGAGCCTTTTCCCAGAAAAAGCCCTCCCCTTCATCTGATCCAGAGGGGAAACAGCAATTTTGCTCAAGCCATCCTGACCAGGAAGGACTGAATAATGAAGACCAGCTAAAGACAAAGCTACTATTTGGCAGGCAATCCACAGCCAAGCGGGACCTCTGGGCCAGAATAAATGTTGCCGAAATGCACGAGAGGAAACTACAAAAG GAGCTGAAGAAGCTGTCAGCGCAGAGCTGGCCCAGCAGAGACCGCCTTGCGGTGTTCAGTGACGTCTTTGATGATGTATGTGAAAGCTCGCCAGTATTTGGACGCATCCTGAGGGAAATTAAg aCAGATTATGATTTGTATATCAACCACATGATGGCTTCCCAGTCAACACCACAAGACACG TCACTGAACACTTCACTTGAAGATCTTGGCAGTGGCAAATTAAGGGAAATGGAACTGGAAGATGCTGAAAAAGAGGTGTGCAGGTTGGAGCAGGAGGCCAGAAGAGCTTTAAAGGAGAATGAACG AGTCCGGCATGAATTACAGAATGTTCCAGCTATCACAGGCCCAGAGGACAGTGACATGAAGA ATGTATCTCTGTCAGGGCTGCAGGACAGCGGGACTGCCGTCAGCCACACCAACAGTGTCCAATTCAAGAGGCTTCAGGTGTTGAACATGTGGAGGGAGATCcgacagctggaggaggagattAAGGAGAAGCTGGTTTCCACTGTTACAACCACAGCCACTGAAAGATGCATCACAGATGTAAAG aaagagacagtgagactgATAACCTCAAATGACCGCCTGAGGACCACCAACAAG AttctggaaaacaaaatcaacatggtgctgaacagagaaaaatcaAGCAAAAGCATAAGACG GACATTGTGGGATGAAATACAGAGCGATctacagacagagagtgaataG
- the LOC121189355 gene encoding uncharacterized protein LOC121189355 isoform X2: protein MSSSYEARPRCFGSDIHRLLLAAEAGQKADILTYSSGHLGPCSLNRSQPHAQTKQSFWKMSQGQEETPNPLTLQQRRTKALTYVKKKEMKESPSELTSSAALVESEVSESRQDQATDHSSHAHRREDISLPKIVHCSSDSLLLWPRAFSQKKPSPSSDPEGKQQFCSSHPDQEGLNNEDQLKTKLLFGRQSTAKRDLWARINVAEMHERKLQKELKKLSAQSWPSRDRLAVFSDVFDDTDYDLYINHMMASQSTPQDTSLNTSLEDLGSGKLREMELEDAEKEVCRLEQEARRALKENERVRHELQNVPAITGPEDSDMKNVSLSGLQDSGTAVSHTNSVQFKRLQVLNMWREIRQLEEEIKEKLVSTVTTTATERCITDVKKETVRLITSNDRLRTTNKILENKINMVLNREKSSKSIRRTLWDEIQSDLQTESE from the exons ATGTCCAGCAGCTATGAGGCAAGGCCTAGGTGCTTTGGGAGCGACATCCACAgactgctgctggctgctgaaGCTGGTCAGAAGGCTGATATCCTGACCTACTCCTCAGGTCATCTGGGGCCCTGCAGTCTGAACCGGAGTCAGCCTCATGCACAGACAAAGCAGTCTTTCTGGAAGATGTCTCAGGGCCAAGAAGAAACCCCAAACCCTCTGACACTCCAGCAGAGACGAACAAAGGCACTGACCTAtgtaaagaagaaagaaatgaaagagtcTCCCTCTGAGCTCACCTCCAGCGCTGCTTTAGTAGAGTCTGAAGTCTCTGAGTCAAGACAAGACCAGGCTACTGATCACtcatcacatgcacacagaagaGAAGATATAAGTCTACCTAAGATAGTTCATTGTTCCTCAGACTCTCTGCTGTTGTGGCCGAGAGCCTTTTCCCAGAAAAAGCCCTCCCCTTCATCTGATCCAGAGGGGAAACAGCAATTTTGCTCAAGCCATCCTGACCAGGAAGGACTGAATAATGAAGACCAGCTAAAGACAAAGCTACTATTTGGCAGGCAATCCACAGCCAAGCGGGACCTCTGGGCCAGAATAAATGTTGCCGAAATGCACGAGAGGAAACTACAAAAG GAGCTGAAGAAGCTGTCAGCGCAGAGCTGGCCCAGCAGAGACCGCCTTGCGGTGTTCAGTGACGTCTTTGATGAT aCAGATTATGATTTGTATATCAACCACATGATGGCTTCCCAGTCAACACCACAAGACACG TCACTGAACACTTCACTTGAAGATCTTGGCAGTGGCAAATTAAGGGAAATGGAACTGGAAGATGCTGAAAAAGAGGTGTGCAGGTTGGAGCAGGAGGCCAGAAGAGCTTTAAAGGAGAATGAACG AGTCCGGCATGAATTACAGAATGTTCCAGCTATCACAGGCCCAGAGGACAGTGACATGAAGA ATGTATCTCTGTCAGGGCTGCAGGACAGCGGGACTGCCGTCAGCCACACCAACAGTGTCCAATTCAAGAGGCTTCAGGTGTTGAACATGTGGAGGGAGATCcgacagctggaggaggagattAAGGAGAAGCTGGTTTCCACTGTTACAACCACAGCCACTGAAAGATGCATCACAGATGTAAAG aaagagacagtgagactgATAACCTCAAATGACCGCCTGAGGACCACCAACAAG AttctggaaaacaaaatcaacatggtgctgaacagagaaaaatcaAGCAAAAGCATAAGACG GACATTGTGGGATGAAATACAGAGCGATctacagacagagagtgaataG
- the pde10a gene encoding cAMP and cAMP-inhibited cGMP 3',5'-cyclic phosphodiesterase 10A isoform X1 produces the protein MEDGPSSTSCFRRLTDCFLGASLTDEKVKAYLSLHPQMLDDFVLESVSAETLDRWLKRKTSSRPADDTAAKEVSRQYQDTNMQGVVYELNSYMEQRLDTGGDNKLLLYELCNIIKTATKADGFALYFLGECNNSLCLFTPTGAKDGPPSLIPSGPIAFGTTIAAHVAKTRKTLLVEDIMGDERFPDGTGQDSGIHVHSVLCLPILTAIGDLIAILELHRHWGKEPFNLSHQEVATANLAWASVAIHQVQVCRGLAKQTELNDFLLDVSKTYFDNIVAIDSLLEHIMIYAKNLVNADRCALFQVDHNNKELYSDLFDIGEEKEGKPVFRKTKEIRFSIDKGIAGQVARTGEVLNIPDAYADPRFNREVDLKTGYTTRNILCMPIVSRGTVIGVVQMVNKLSGSAFTKTDENNFKMFAVFCALALHCANMYHRIRHSECIYRVTMEKLSYHSICTSEEWKTLTQLNLPAPIYKEIEMFHFDISPFEEIWPAVFIYMVHNSCGKTSFELEKLCRFTMSVRKNYRRVPYHNWKHAVTVAHCMYAILQKTSGIFTELEKKGLLIACLCHDLDHRGYSNAYLQKFDHPLAALYSTSTMEQHHFSQTVSILQLEGHNIFSNLNSVEYEQVLEIIRKAIIATDLALYFNNHQQLSELLTLGGLDFNNHSHRDRVIGLMMTACDLCSVTKQWQITRLTANDIYAEFWAEGDEMKKIGIQPIPMMDRDKKDEVPQGQVGFYNAVAIPCYTTLAELFPPSSPLLKACKENLGQWEKIARGEVEDIVPSRPCDSGPVKVDN, from the exons GCTTGACAGATGAGAAAGTGAAGGCCTACCTCTCGCTGCACCCGCAGATGCTGGATGACTTTGTGTTGGAGAGTGTGAGTGCAGAGACGTTGGACAGATGGCTGAAGAGGAAGACCAGCAGCAGGCCTGCAG ATGACACAGCAGCTAAAGAAGTCAGCAGG CAGTACCAGGACACAAATATGCAGGGCGTGGTGTACGAACTCAACAGCTACATGGAGCAGCGCCTGGACACTGGAGGAGACAACAAACTCCTGCTCTATGAGTTGTGCAACATCATCAAAACAG CAACAAAAGCTGATGGATTTGCACTTTACTTCTTGGGAGAATGCAACAAT AGTTTATGTTTGTTCACTCCAACGGGGGCCAAGGATGGCCCCCCAAGCCTCATCCCCTCTGGCCCCATCGCATTTGGGACAACCATTGCCGCTCATGTTGCCAAGACTCGCAAAACACTGCTAGTAGAGGACATCATGGGG GACGAGCGCTTCCCCGACGGCACAGGGCAGGACTCAGGGATCCATGTTCACTCTGTCCTGTGCCTTCCCATCCTCACTGCCATCGGGGACCTCATTGCCATCCTGGAGCTGCATCGGCACTGGGGCAAGGAGCCCTTCAACCTCAGCCACCAGGAG GTTGCAACGGCTAATTTAGCATGGGCGTCAGTTGCCATTCATCAAGTACAG GTGTGCCGAGGCCTCGCCAAACAGACTGAGCTCAATGACTTCCTACTAGATGTGTCAAA AACATACTTTGATAACATTGTGGCAATAGATTCTCTACTTGAACATATTATG ATATATGCAAAAAACCTGGTGAATGCAGACAGGTGCGCACTCTTCCAGGTAGATCACAACAACAAAGAACTGTACTCCGACCTGTTCGATATtggggaggagaaagaaggcAAACCTGTCTTTAGGAAAACCAAAGAAATTAG GTTTTCTATAGACAAGGGAATAGCTGGCCAAGTGGCTCGGACAGGGGAAGTCTTAAATATCCCAGATGCCTATGCAGACCCACGGTTCAACCG AGAGGTGGACCTCAAAACCGGCTACACCACGCGGAACATCCTGTGCATGCCCATCGTGAGCAGGGGGACCGTTATAGGTGTGGTGCAGATGGTGAACAAGCTAAGCGGAAGTGCCTTCACTAAAACAGATGAGAACAACTTTAAGATGTTTGCTGTCTTTTGTGCTCTGGCCTTACACTGTGCAAAT ATGTACCACAGGATCCGGCACTCTGAATGCATTTACAGAGTGACGATGGAAAAACTGTCTTATCACAGCATCTGCACATCAGAAGAATGGAAGACCCTTACCCAGCTCAACCTCCCTGCACCCATTTATAAAGAGATTGAAAT gTTCCACTTTGACATTAGTCCCTTTGAGGAGATCTGGCCTGCTGTCTTTATCTACATGGTTCATAACTCCTGTGGAAAGACCAG CTTTGAGCTGGAGAAGCTGTGTCGGTTCACCATGTCTGTACGGAAGAACTACCGACGTGTGCCCTACCACAACTGGAAGCACGCAGTGACAGTGGCACACTGTATGTACGCCATCCTACAGAAAACCTCTGGGATCTTCACAGAGCTAGAG AAGAAGGGTCTGTTGATAGCCTGTCTGTGCCATGATCTGGACCATCGGGGGTACAGCAATGCGTACCTACAGAAGTTTGACCATCCACTGGCTGCTCTGTACTCCACCTCCACCATGGAGCAGCACCACttctctcagactgtctccatccTACAG CTGGAAGGGCACAATATTTTCTCCAACCTGAATTCCGTCGAGTACGAGCAGGTGCTGGAGATCATCCGGAAGGCCATCATTGCCACGGATCTCGCCCTGTACTTCAACAACCACCAGCAGCTGTCGGAGCTGCTGACCTTGGGTGGGCTGGACTTTAACAACCACTCACACAG GGACCGTGTGATTGGTCTGATGATGACAGCATGTGACCTGTGTTCTGTTACCAAGCAATGGCAAATCACACGACTCACAGCCAACGACATCTATGCTGAGTTCTGGGCTGAG GGAGATGAGATGAAGAAGATTGGGATACAGCCGATCCCTATGATGGACCGAGACAAGAAGGATGAGGTTCCCCAAGGACAA GTGGGATTCTACAATGCTGTTGCAATTCCATGTTACACAACACTAGCGGAGCTTTTCCCTCCATCCAGTCCTCTTCTAAAAGCCTGCAA GGAGAACCTGGGCCAGTGGGAGAAGATAGCAcggggagaggtggaggacatTGTGCCCAGCCGACCTTGTGATTCAGGCCCTGTCAAGGTGGACAACTGA
- the pde10a gene encoding cAMP and cAMP-inhibited cGMP 3',5'-cyclic phosphodiesterase 10A isoform X2 has product MEDGPSSTSCFRRLTDCFLGASLTDEKVKAYLSLHPQMLDDFVLESVSAETLDRWLKRKTSSRPADDTAAKEVSRYQDTNMQGVVYELNSYMEQRLDTGGDNKLLLYELCNIIKTATKADGFALYFLGECNNSLCLFTPTGAKDGPPSLIPSGPIAFGTTIAAHVAKTRKTLLVEDIMGDERFPDGTGQDSGIHVHSVLCLPILTAIGDLIAILELHRHWGKEPFNLSHQEVATANLAWASVAIHQVQVCRGLAKQTELNDFLLDVSKTYFDNIVAIDSLLEHIMIYAKNLVNADRCALFQVDHNNKELYSDLFDIGEEKEGKPVFRKTKEIRFSIDKGIAGQVARTGEVLNIPDAYADPRFNREVDLKTGYTTRNILCMPIVSRGTVIGVVQMVNKLSGSAFTKTDENNFKMFAVFCALALHCANMYHRIRHSECIYRVTMEKLSYHSICTSEEWKTLTQLNLPAPIYKEIEMFHFDISPFEEIWPAVFIYMVHNSCGKTSFELEKLCRFTMSVRKNYRRVPYHNWKHAVTVAHCMYAILQKTSGIFTELEKKGLLIACLCHDLDHRGYSNAYLQKFDHPLAALYSTSTMEQHHFSQTVSILQLEGHNIFSNLNSVEYEQVLEIIRKAIIATDLALYFNNHQQLSELLTLGGLDFNNHSHRDRVIGLMMTACDLCSVTKQWQITRLTANDIYAEFWAEGDEMKKIGIQPIPMMDRDKKDEVPQGQVGFYNAVAIPCYTTLAELFPPSSPLLKACKENLGQWEKIARGEVEDIVPSRPCDSGPVKVDN; this is encoded by the exons GCTTGACAGATGAGAAAGTGAAGGCCTACCTCTCGCTGCACCCGCAGATGCTGGATGACTTTGTGTTGGAGAGTGTGAGTGCAGAGACGTTGGACAGATGGCTGAAGAGGAAGACCAGCAGCAGGCCTGCAG ATGACACAGCAGCTAAAGAAGTCAGCAGG TACCAGGACACAAATATGCAGGGCGTGGTGTACGAACTCAACAGCTACATGGAGCAGCGCCTGGACACTGGAGGAGACAACAAACTCCTGCTCTATGAGTTGTGCAACATCATCAAAACAG CAACAAAAGCTGATGGATTTGCACTTTACTTCTTGGGAGAATGCAACAAT AGTTTATGTTTGTTCACTCCAACGGGGGCCAAGGATGGCCCCCCAAGCCTCATCCCCTCTGGCCCCATCGCATTTGGGACAACCATTGCCGCTCATGTTGCCAAGACTCGCAAAACACTGCTAGTAGAGGACATCATGGGG GACGAGCGCTTCCCCGACGGCACAGGGCAGGACTCAGGGATCCATGTTCACTCTGTCCTGTGCCTTCCCATCCTCACTGCCATCGGGGACCTCATTGCCATCCTGGAGCTGCATCGGCACTGGGGCAAGGAGCCCTTCAACCTCAGCCACCAGGAG GTTGCAACGGCTAATTTAGCATGGGCGTCAGTTGCCATTCATCAAGTACAG GTGTGCCGAGGCCTCGCCAAACAGACTGAGCTCAATGACTTCCTACTAGATGTGTCAAA AACATACTTTGATAACATTGTGGCAATAGATTCTCTACTTGAACATATTATG ATATATGCAAAAAACCTGGTGAATGCAGACAGGTGCGCACTCTTCCAGGTAGATCACAACAACAAAGAACTGTACTCCGACCTGTTCGATATtggggaggagaaagaaggcAAACCTGTCTTTAGGAAAACCAAAGAAATTAG GTTTTCTATAGACAAGGGAATAGCTGGCCAAGTGGCTCGGACAGGGGAAGTCTTAAATATCCCAGATGCCTATGCAGACCCACGGTTCAACCG AGAGGTGGACCTCAAAACCGGCTACACCACGCGGAACATCCTGTGCATGCCCATCGTGAGCAGGGGGACCGTTATAGGTGTGGTGCAGATGGTGAACAAGCTAAGCGGAAGTGCCTTCACTAAAACAGATGAGAACAACTTTAAGATGTTTGCTGTCTTTTGTGCTCTGGCCTTACACTGTGCAAAT ATGTACCACAGGATCCGGCACTCTGAATGCATTTACAGAGTGACGATGGAAAAACTGTCTTATCACAGCATCTGCACATCAGAAGAATGGAAGACCCTTACCCAGCTCAACCTCCCTGCACCCATTTATAAAGAGATTGAAAT gTTCCACTTTGACATTAGTCCCTTTGAGGAGATCTGGCCTGCTGTCTTTATCTACATGGTTCATAACTCCTGTGGAAAGACCAG CTTTGAGCTGGAGAAGCTGTGTCGGTTCACCATGTCTGTACGGAAGAACTACCGACGTGTGCCCTACCACAACTGGAAGCACGCAGTGACAGTGGCACACTGTATGTACGCCATCCTACAGAAAACCTCTGGGATCTTCACAGAGCTAGAG AAGAAGGGTCTGTTGATAGCCTGTCTGTGCCATGATCTGGACCATCGGGGGTACAGCAATGCGTACCTACAGAAGTTTGACCATCCACTGGCTGCTCTGTACTCCACCTCCACCATGGAGCAGCACCACttctctcagactgtctccatccTACAG CTGGAAGGGCACAATATTTTCTCCAACCTGAATTCCGTCGAGTACGAGCAGGTGCTGGAGATCATCCGGAAGGCCATCATTGCCACGGATCTCGCCCTGTACTTCAACAACCACCAGCAGCTGTCGGAGCTGCTGACCTTGGGTGGGCTGGACTTTAACAACCACTCACACAG GGACCGTGTGATTGGTCTGATGATGACAGCATGTGACCTGTGTTCTGTTACCAAGCAATGGCAAATCACACGACTCACAGCCAACGACATCTATGCTGAGTTCTGGGCTGAG GGAGATGAGATGAAGAAGATTGGGATACAGCCGATCCCTATGATGGACCGAGACAAGAAGGATGAGGTTCCCCAAGGACAA GTGGGATTCTACAATGCTGTTGCAATTCCATGTTACACAACACTAGCGGAGCTTTTCCCTCCATCCAGTCCTCTTCTAAAAGCCTGCAA GGAGAACCTGGGCCAGTGGGAGAAGATAGCAcggggagaggtggaggacatTGTGCCCAGCCGACCTTGTGATTCAGGCCCTGTCAAGGTGGACAACTGA